Proteins encoded by one window of Nocardia goodfellowii:
- the frr gene encoding ribosome recycling factor, translating into MIEEALFDAEEKMEKAVSVAKDDLGSIRTGRANPGMFNRIVIDYYGSATPITQVSSITVPEPRMVVIKPYEQSTLGAIETAIRNSDLGVNPTNNGDIIRISVPQLTEERRRELVKQAKGKGEDAKVSIRNVRRKAMEELGRIQKDGEAGEDEVGRAEKDLDKTTAKYVGQIDELVKHKEAELLEV; encoded by the coding sequence GTGATTGAAGAAGCGCTCTTCGACGCCGAGGAAAAGATGGAGAAAGCCGTCTCGGTGGCGAAGGACGATCTCGGGAGCATCCGGACCGGTCGGGCGAACCCCGGCATGTTCAACCGAATCGTCATCGACTACTACGGTTCGGCGACCCCTATCACCCAGGTCTCCAGCATCACCGTGCCCGAGCCGCGGATGGTGGTGATCAAGCCGTACGAGCAGTCCACGCTGGGCGCGATCGAAACCGCGATCCGCAACTCCGATCTCGGTGTGAACCCCACCAACAACGGTGACATCATTCGGATCTCGGTCCCGCAGCTCACCGAGGAGCGGCGCCGGGAACTGGTGAAGCAGGCCAAGGGCAAGGGTGAGGACGCGAAGGTCTCCATCCGCAACGTCCGGCGCAAGGCCATGGAGGAACTGGGTCGCATCCAGAAGGATGGCGAGGCGGGCGAGGACGAGGTCGGCCGCGCCGAGAAAGACCTCGACAAGACCACCGCCAAATACGTCGGCCAGATCGACGAGTTGGTCAAGCACAAGGAAGCCGAACTGCTCGAGGTCTGA
- a CDS encoding lipid-transfer protein, with translation MNNRVVVAGVGMIPFTTPSRTETYDVMGTEAARKALSDAGIEYSRIQQAYAGYVYGDSTCGQAVLYGLGQTGIPVINVNNNCSTGSSALFLARQAVEAGVVDVALAVGFEQMQRGALALGYTDRPTPFDRFNVVMDQIQERTAAPFAAQMFGGAGRQYAEKYGTAPETFAKISVKSRKHAANNPYAVFRDPLTVEEVLASPHIYGPLTRLQCCPPTCGAAAAVLVSEKFAKANGIDASVVIRAQAMTTDLPSTFEAKDMAKIVGYDMSKAAAQQVYEASGIAPADIRVVELHDCFTANELLTYEAIGLTPEGTAEKFVNDGDNTYGGRVVTNPSGGLLSKGHPLGASGLAQCAELVWQLRGRAEARQVEGELKVALQHNIGLGGAAVVTLYEKVS, from the coding sequence ATGAATAATCGCGTGGTGGTGGCGGGTGTCGGGATGATCCCGTTCACGACGCCGAGCCGCACCGAGACCTACGACGTCATGGGCACCGAGGCGGCGCGAAAAGCCTTGTCCGACGCGGGAATCGAGTATTCGAGGATCCAGCAGGCCTACGCCGGTTACGTCTACGGTGACTCGACCTGCGGGCAGGCCGTGCTCTACGGCTTGGGGCAGACCGGCATCCCGGTCATCAATGTCAACAACAACTGTTCCACCGGCTCGTCGGCGCTTTTCCTCGCGCGCCAAGCGGTCGAAGCCGGTGTCGTCGACGTAGCGCTGGCGGTCGGGTTCGAGCAGATGCAACGCGGCGCGCTCGCCCTGGGCTACACCGACCGGCCCACGCCGTTCGACCGCTTCAACGTGGTCATGGACCAGATCCAGGAGCGCACCGCCGCGCCGTTCGCGGCGCAGATGTTCGGTGGGGCGGGGCGGCAGTACGCCGAAAAGTACGGCACCGCACCGGAAACCTTCGCCAAGATTTCGGTGAAGTCGCGCAAGCATGCCGCCAACAATCCCTACGCGGTATTCCGCGATCCGCTCACCGTCGAGGAAGTCTTGGCCTCCCCGCACATCTACGGTCCGCTGACCCGGCTGCAGTGCTGCCCGCCCACCTGCGGCGCGGCCGCCGCGGTGCTGGTCAGCGAGAAATTCGCCAAGGCCAACGGCATCGACGCCTCGGTGGTGATCAGAGCGCAGGCGATGACCACCGACCTCCCGTCCACCTTCGAGGCAAAGGACATGGCGAAGATCGTCGGCTACGACATGTCCAAGGCAGCGGCACAGCAGGTTTACGAGGCCTCCGGTATCGCGCCGGCCGATATCCGCGTGGTCGAGTTGCACGACTGCTTCACCGCCAACGAACTGCTCACCTACGAGGCCATCGGACTGACCCCCGAGGGCACCGCGGAGAAGTTCGTCAACGACGGCGACAACACCTATGGTGGCCGGGTCGTCACGAACCCGTCCGGCGGCCTGTTGTCCAAGGGGCATCCGCTCGGGGCGTCCGGTCTGGCGCAGTGCGCCGAACTGGTCTGGCAGTTGCGCGGCCGGGCGGAAGCACGTCAGGTCGAGGGTGAGCTGAAAGTCGCTCTGCAGCACAACATCGGGCTCGGCGGCGCGGCCGTGGTGACCCTGTACGAGAAGGTGAGCTGA
- the rpsB gene encoding 30S ribosomal protein S2 — protein sequence MAVVTMKQLLDSGAHFGHQTRRWNPKMKRFIFTDRNGIYIIDLQQTLTYIDKAYEFVKETVAHGGTVLFVGTKKQAQESIAAEATRVGMPYVNQRWLGGMLTNFSTVHKRLQRLKELEAMEQTGGFEGRTKKEILMLTREMNKLERTLGGIRDMAKVPSAIWVVDTNKEHIAVGEARKLNIPVIAILDTNCDPDLVDYPIPGNDDAIRSAALLTKVVASAVAEGVQARAGQSSSDDKPEAGAGEPLAEWEQELLAQAAPAAADAPAAEAAAEAPAEAPAETPAEA from the coding sequence ATGGCTGTCGTAACTATGAAGCAGCTGCTCGACAGCGGCGCGCACTTCGGACACCAGACTCGTCGGTGGAATCCGAAGATGAAGCGGTTCATCTTCACCGACCGCAATGGCATCTACATCATCGACCTGCAGCAGACGCTGACCTACATCGACAAGGCCTACGAGTTCGTCAAGGAGACCGTCGCCCACGGTGGCACCGTTCTCTTCGTCGGCACCAAGAAGCAGGCCCAGGAGTCGATCGCGGCCGAGGCCACTCGGGTCGGTATGCCGTATGTCAACCAGCGCTGGCTGGGTGGCATGCTCACCAACTTCTCCACCGTGCACAAGCGCCTGCAGCGCCTCAAGGAGCTCGAGGCCATGGAGCAGACCGGTGGCTTCGAGGGTCGCACCAAGAAGGAAATCCTCATGCTGACGCGTGAGATGAACAAGCTCGAGCGCACCCTCGGTGGTATCCGGGACATGGCCAAGGTTCCGTCGGCCATCTGGGTCGTCGACACCAACAAGGAGCACATCGCCGTCGGCGAGGCGCGCAAGCTGAACATCCCGGTCATCGCGATCCTGGATACCAACTGCGATCCCGACCTGGTCGACTACCCGATTCCGGGTAACGACGACGCGATCCGTTCCGCCGCCCTGCTGACCAAGGTCGTCGCCTCCGCGGTGGCCGAGGGCGTGCAGGCCCGCGCGGGCCAGTCCTCCTCCGACGACAAGCCGGAAGCCGGCGCGGGCGAGCCCCTCGCCGAGTGGGAGCAGGAGCTGCTGGCGCAGGCTGCCCCCGCCGCCGCCGACGCCCCGGCCGCTGAAGCCGCTGCTGAGGCTCCGGCCGAGGCCCCGGCTGAGACCCCGGCCGAGGCCTGA
- a CDS encoding lipase family protein — MWGLRVGATLAAVVGIVVGGNALTVLSPEWHPATPARAEAGAVPLPDEDAFYTVPEASSGVPNATVLGSRSIDAQALLLPMPANAWQIQYKTIDNHERPSAYIATVLVPRQEWRAPGPRPLLSYQVAEDSVGSQCAPSYALRGGLGGGPTMALSETGIIRTALQQGWAVVVPDYQGPNSDFSGAGGYARGVLDGIRAAKSFAPAEIDPAAPTALWGYSGGALATAVAAQEHRVYAPDLRLTAIALGGVVADHEATLRSFSGSIAGGALAIGLVGLLRSYPQLDLPRYVNDFGRRVLAASQTYCLHDAVLAYPFLKAADLEAWPGSITNNAEISTVARQASPLFRAGVPTAPVLFHHATNDEFAPIAAARALAAQYCDGGATVALAENPVGEHGTETITGLPMVLAYLADRFAGKPAPTNC, encoded by the coding sequence ATGTGGGGTTTACGAGTCGGCGCGACGCTGGCCGCTGTCGTGGGAATCGTGGTCGGCGGCAATGCGCTGACAGTGCTGTCGCCCGAGTGGCATCCAGCCACTCCGGCGCGGGCCGAAGCCGGAGCGGTTCCGCTGCCCGACGAGGACGCCTTCTACACGGTGCCGGAGGCCAGCTCCGGCGTGCCGAACGCGACGGTGCTCGGTTCCCGCTCGATCGACGCACAGGCACTGTTGCTGCCGATGCCGGCCAACGCATGGCAGATCCAGTACAAGACGATCGACAATCACGAGCGCCCGAGTGCGTATATCGCCACAGTGCTTGTCCCGCGCCAGGAATGGCGCGCTCCTGGTCCGCGTCCGCTGCTCTCCTACCAGGTCGCCGAGGACAGTGTCGGCTCGCAATGCGCTCCCTCCTACGCGCTGCGCGGCGGGCTCGGCGGCGGACCGACCATGGCGCTCAGCGAGACCGGCATCATTCGCACCGCGCTGCAACAGGGTTGGGCAGTGGTCGTGCCCGACTACCAGGGACCGAATTCCGATTTCTCCGGAGCCGGCGGTTACGCCCGCGGCGTGCTCGACGGCATTCGCGCCGCCAAGTCGTTCGCACCGGCCGAAATCGACCCGGCCGCGCCCACGGCGCTCTGGGGATACTCCGGTGGCGCGCTGGCTACCGCCGTCGCGGCCCAGGAGCACCGGGTCTACGCCCCGGACCTGCGGTTGACCGCGATAGCCCTCGGCGGGGTGGTCGCCGACCACGAAGCCACCTTGCGATCCTTCAGTGGCAGTATCGCCGGCGGTGCGCTCGCGATCGGACTCGTCGGCCTGCTGCGCTCCTACCCGCAGCTGGATCTGCCGCGGTACGTCAACGATTTCGGCCGCCGAGTCCTCGCGGCGAGCCAGACGTACTGCTTGCACGATGCGGTGCTCGCGTATCCGTTCCTGAAAGCGGCGGACTTGGAGGCGTGGCCCGGTTCGATCACGAACAACGCCGAGATCAGTACGGTCGCGCGCCAGGCCAGCCCGCTCTTCCGAGCCGGGGTCCCGACCGCGCCGGTCCTGTTCCATCATGCGACCAACGACGAATTCGCCCCGATCGCCGCGGCCCGCGCACTCGCCGCACAGTACTGCGACGGCGGCGCCACAGTCGCGCTGGCGGAGAACCCGGTCGGTGAACACGGCACCGAAACCATTACGGGGCTGCCCATGGTCCTCGCCTACTTGGCGGACCGCTTCGCCGGCAAACCCGCACCGACCAACTGCTGA
- a CDS encoding LapA family protein, translating into MRNLVGSGNARNMSLNPEYSPDPRRPESPPQRIPPEPYQPGPEPYHTETEKHGPDFAPEPAPETTPPTAPATSTVTAKKSLGTRTGWTWVGLIVSAFILIVLLVFILQNLNSVRVGLLFWEFNLPVGIAVLLSAIGGALLMATVGGLRILQLRRAVKH; encoded by the coding sequence ATGCGTAACCTGGTCGGTTCCGGGAATGCCCGGAACATGTCGCTGAATCCCGAATACTCGCCCGACCCGCGGCGGCCGGAGTCCCCGCCGCAACGCATCCCGCCCGAGCCCTATCAGCCCGGACCGGAGCCCTACCACACCGAGACCGAAAAACATGGTCCGGACTTCGCTCCGGAGCCCGCCCCCGAGACCACACCACCCACAGCACCGGCCACGTCCACTGTCACCGCCAAGAAATCACTCGGCACCCGCACCGGATGGACGTGGGTCGGACTGATCGTCAGTGCGTTCATCTTGATCGTGCTGCTGGTATTCATTCTGCAGAACCTGAACAGCGTGCGAGTGGGCCTGCTGTTCTGGGAGTTCAATCTCCCGGTCGGCATTGCCGTGCTGCTGTCCGCGATCGGCGGCGCATTGCTGATGGCCACCGTCGGCGGGCTGCGCATCCTGCAGTTGCGGCGCGCCGTCAAACACTAG
- the pyrH gene encoding UMP kinase, giving the protein MTDPGTDRPGYRRVLLKLGGEMFGGGKVGLDPDVVQTVAEQIAEVVSDGIQVAVVIGGGNFFRGAELEERGMDRARSDYMGMLGTVMNSLALQDFLQKQGIDTRVQTAITMGQVAEPYLPLRAKRHLEKGRVVIFGAGMGMPYFSTDTTAAQRALEIEADVVLMAKAVDGVFDADPRVVESATMFTEISHREVIEQGLKVADATAFSLCMDNQMPILVFNLLTKGNIARAVAGEKIGTLVRTDPEV; this is encoded by the coding sequence ATGACGGACCCGGGGACCGACCGCCCAGGATATCGCCGGGTGCTTCTCAAATTGGGGGGCGAGATGTTCGGCGGCGGCAAGGTCGGCCTGGACCCCGATGTGGTGCAGACGGTGGCCGAGCAGATCGCCGAGGTGGTCTCCGACGGTATTCAGGTGGCCGTGGTCATCGGTGGCGGCAATTTCTTCCGCGGCGCCGAGTTGGAGGAGCGCGGCATGGACCGCGCCCGCTCGGATTACATGGGCATGCTCGGCACCGTGATGAACTCCCTTGCGCTGCAAGACTTTCTGCAGAAGCAGGGCATCGACACCCGCGTGCAGACCGCCATCACCATGGGCCAGGTCGCCGAACCGTATCTGCCGCTGCGCGCCAAGCGGCACCTGGAGAAGGGCCGCGTGGTCATCTTCGGCGCGGGCATGGGCATGCCCTACTTCTCCACCGACACCACCGCCGCCCAGCGTGCCCTTGAGATCGAGGCCGACGTGGTGCTGATGGCCAAAGCCGTGGACGGGGTGTTCGACGCGGACCCGCGGGTGGTGGAGAGCGCCACCATGTTCACCGAGATCAGCCATCGGGAAGTGATCGAACAGGGCTTGAAGGTCGCCGACGCAACCGCCTTCAGCCTGTGTATGGACAACCAGATGCCCATTCTGGTGTTCAATCTGTTGACGAAGGGCAATATCGCCCGGGCGGTCGCCGGTGAGAAAATCGGCACATTGGTTCGGACCGACCCCGAGGTCTAG
- the tsf gene encoding translation elongation factor Ts, protein MANYTAADVKRLRDLTGSGMMDCKKALEENGGDFDKAVEFLRIKGAKDVGKRAERSTAEGLVAAKDGVLIEINSETDFVAKNAEFQELANSIVAAAAKARPADLDALKAVDLGGKTADQAVQELAAKIGEKLELRRVASFDGPVAVYLHKRATDLPPAVGVLVEYKGEGEAAEAAARAAGMQVAALKAKYLTREDVPAELVAKEREIAEATAKEEGKPEAALPKIVEGRVNGFYKDVVLLEQASVTDSKKTVKALLDEAGVTVTRFARFEVGQA, encoded by the coding sequence ATGGCGAACTACACCGCTGCCGATGTGAAGCGGCTCCGGGACCTGACCGGCTCCGGAATGATGGACTGCAAGAAGGCGCTCGAGGAGAACGGCGGCGATTTCGACAAGGCCGTCGAGTTCCTGCGCATCAAGGGCGCCAAGGATGTCGGCAAGCGCGCCGAGCGCTCCACCGCCGAGGGTCTGGTCGCCGCCAAGGATGGCGTCCTGATCGAGATCAACTCCGAGACCGACTTCGTCGCCAAGAACGCGGAGTTCCAGGAGCTGGCCAACAGCATCGTGGCCGCCGCCGCGAAGGCCCGCCCGGCCGACCTGGACGCGCTCAAGGCTGTCGACCTGGGCGGCAAGACCGCCGATCAGGCCGTGCAGGAGCTCGCCGCCAAGATCGGTGAGAAGCTCGAGCTGCGTCGCGTCGCGTCCTTCGACGGCCCCGTCGCCGTCTACCTGCACAAGCGTGCCACCGACCTGCCGCCCGCCGTCGGCGTGCTGGTCGAGTACAAGGGCGAGGGCGAGGCCGCCGAGGCCGCTGCCCGTGCCGCCGGTATGCAGGTCGCGGCCCTCAAGGCCAAGTACCTGACCCGTGAGGACGTGCCGGCCGAACTCGTCGCCAAGGAGCGCGAGATCGCCGAGGCCACGGCCAAGGAAGAGGGCAAGCCCGAAGCCGCCCTCCCGAAGATCGTCGAAGGTCGCGTCAACGGCTTCTACAAGGATGTCGTGCTGCTGGAGCAGGCTTCGGTCACCGACTCCAAGAAGACCGTCAAGGCGCTGCTGGACGAGGCCGGTGTCACCGTGACTCGCTTCGCTCGCTTCGAGGTCGGACAGGCCTGA
- a CDS encoding SDR family NAD(P)-dependent oxidoreductase, protein MGTLAGKVALVSGSGRGIGREVALKLASEGAKVVVNDLDAEPAKATLAAVEAAGGQAVSCIGNVTDADFGERFVQTAVQHFGGLDIIVNNAGYTWDSVIQKMTDEQWDAILDVHLKAPFRILRAAQPVISGLVKQARANGEAVPCRKVVNISSMAGTGGNAGQANYSAAKAGLLGLTKTMAKEWGRYNVTVNAVAFGMIKTRLTEAPSDSGGTIEVQGKEIRVGVNPQLAAAMEQMIPLGRAGTPAEAAGAVYLFCTEESNYISGQTVVCGGGFNI, encoded by the coding sequence ATGGGAACTCTGGCAGGCAAGGTCGCCCTCGTCTCCGGCTCCGGCCGCGGCATCGGCCGTGAGGTCGCGCTGAAACTCGCTTCCGAAGGCGCGAAAGTGGTGGTGAACGACCTCGACGCCGAACCGGCGAAGGCAACCCTCGCCGCCGTCGAAGCCGCTGGGGGACAGGCGGTGTCGTGTATCGGCAATGTCACCGACGCGGATTTCGGCGAACGGTTCGTACAGACCGCGGTGCAGCACTTCGGCGGGCTGGACATCATCGTCAACAACGCCGGCTACACCTGGGATTCGGTGATCCAGAAGATGACCGACGAGCAGTGGGACGCCATCCTCGACGTACATCTGAAGGCGCCGTTCCGGATCTTGCGCGCCGCGCAACCGGTGATCAGCGGGCTGGTGAAACAAGCCAGGGCCAACGGCGAGGCGGTGCCGTGCCGCAAGGTCGTGAACATCTCCTCGATGGCGGGCACGGGTGGCAATGCGGGACAGGCGAATTACTCCGCGGCCAAGGCCGGTCTGCTCGGTCTGACCAAGACCATGGCCAAGGAGTGGGGCCGCTACAACGTCACCGTCAACGCCGTCGCGTTCGGCATGATCAAGACCCGGCTCACCGAGGCACCCTCCGACAGCGGCGGCACCATCGAGGTGCAGGGCAAGGAGATCAGGGTGGGTGTCAATCCGCAGCTGGCGGCCGCCATGGAGCAGATGATTCCGCTGGGCCGCGCAGGTACCCCGGCCGAGGCCGCGGGCGCGGTGTACCTGTTCTGCACCGAAGAGTCGAACTACATCAGCGGCCAGACCGTGGTGTGCGGCGGCGGTTTCAACATCTGA
- a CDS encoding phosphatidate cytidylyltransferase — protein MAENAAATGAAEEPRPASGTPESEYATPAAAPAAPKSRAGRNLPAALAVGLGLGLSLIAILLFVPKVFIAVAGAGVGVATWEVAKRLREADVLVPRVPLIVGGQAVFWLGWPFGASGVAGAFAATTLICMVWRLFDHGLQQAPRNFLRDTAITVFTLAWIPLLASFATLLLLEPDGNLRVLTFMILVVCSDVGGYVAGVLFGKHPMVPSISPKKSWEGFCGSLVFAVIGGLLTVTLLLQANSMIGVVLGVGLVVVATLGDLIESQVKRELGIKDMGTLLPGHGGIMDRLDSMLPSAFVSWLVLSTLI, from the coding sequence GTGGCCGAGAACGCCGCCGCGACCGGTGCGGCCGAGGAGCCGAGACCGGCCAGCGGCACACCTGAATCTGAATACGCCACACCCGCCGCCGCTCCCGCGGCACCCAAGTCGCGGGCAGGCCGTAACCTGCCCGCGGCCCTGGCCGTCGGCCTAGGCCTCGGCTTATCGCTGATCGCCATCCTGCTTTTCGTGCCCAAGGTCTTCATCGCGGTCGCGGGCGCCGGTGTCGGCGTCGCCACCTGGGAGGTGGCCAAGCGCTTGCGCGAGGCCGACGTGCTGGTGCCGCGCGTGCCGTTGATAGTCGGCGGTCAGGCGGTGTTCTGGTTGGGCTGGCCGTTCGGCGCCAGTGGCGTCGCGGGCGCGTTCGCGGCGACCACCCTGATCTGCATGGTGTGGCGCCTGTTCGATCACGGTTTGCAGCAGGCGCCGCGAAACTTCTTGCGGGACACCGCGATCACCGTCTTCACGCTGGCCTGGATCCCGCTGCTGGCGTCCTTCGCGACGCTGCTGCTGCTCGAACCCGACGGCAATCTGCGGGTCCTGACCTTCATGATCCTGGTGGTCTGTTCGGATGTCGGCGGCTATGTCGCGGGTGTCCTGTTCGGCAAACACCCCATGGTCCCGTCGATCAGCCCGAAGAAGTCCTGGGAAGGCTTCTGCGGTTCCCTGGTCTTCGCCGTCATCGGTGGCCTGCTCACGGTAACCCTGTTGCTGCAGGCCAATTCGATGATCGGCGTCGTGCTCGGCGTCGGCCTGGTGGTCGTGGCCACCCTGGGTGACCTGATCGAATCTCAGGTCAAGCGGGAACTCGGCATCAAGGACATGGGCACATTGCTGCCCGGCCACGGCGGCATCATGGATCGTCTGGACTCCATGCTGCCGTCGGCCTTCGTCTCCTGGCTGGTGCTCAGCACCCTGATCTAG
- a CDS encoding acyl-CoA synthetase produces the protein MYLTQGLHRAVQQNPDGIMTICGDRTRTFAEVAERVARLAGALRGLGVADGDRVAMLSLNSDRYSEYLLAVPWANAVLNPVNIRWSPAEIVYSFADSGTTVLFVDDAFAAMLPVIRQGYDGLVAVIHCGDGPTPEGALSFEDLVARSEPIPDARRGGSELAGVFYTGGTTGFPKGVMLSHDNLFSSALGSVATGYLFAPGATYLHAAPMFHLADLSGWAVVVFLGGTHVIIPMFEPVATMRAIAQHKVTDALLVPVMLQMLVDHPEIHDHDLSSLERALYGASPISQAVLARVMKAFPNARMTQAYGMTELSPVATLLGPEDHTGDRMRSAGRAAPHAEVRIADLDDNEVPRGTVGEIQVRGDHVMLGYWNKPEETAAALRGGWMHTGDGGYMDEQGYVFVVDRIKDMIVTGGENVYSVEVENAVAAHPNVAACAVIGVPDEEWGERVHAVIVCLPGTTVTTEDIREHVKSLIAGYKAPRSIELTDALPVSGAGKILKRELRRKYWDDTGRQVH, from the coding sequence ATGTATCTCACCCAAGGTCTGCATCGTGCGGTCCAGCAGAACCCCGACGGCATCATGACGATCTGTGGTGATCGCACCCGAACGTTCGCGGAGGTCGCCGAGCGCGTGGCCCGGCTGGCGGGGGCACTGCGCGGACTCGGTGTCGCCGACGGCGACCGGGTGGCGATGCTGTCGCTGAACTCCGACCGCTACAGCGAATATCTGCTGGCCGTCCCGTGGGCGAACGCCGTGCTCAATCCGGTCAACATTCGCTGGAGCCCCGCCGAAATCGTCTACAGCTTCGCCGATTCCGGCACCACGGTGCTTTTCGTCGATGACGCGTTCGCCGCGATGCTCCCGGTGATCCGGCAGGGCTACGACGGTTTGGTCGCGGTGATCCACTGCGGTGACGGGCCCACCCCCGAGGGTGCGCTGTCGTTCGAAGACCTCGTCGCCCGCAGCGAGCCCATCCCGGATGCCCGGCGCGGCGGAAGCGAACTGGCCGGCGTCTTCTACACCGGCGGCACCACGGGCTTCCCCAAGGGCGTCATGCTCAGCCACGACAATTTGTTCTCCTCGGCGCTGGGCTCGGTCGCCACGGGCTACCTGTTCGCGCCCGGCGCCACCTATCTGCACGCAGCGCCGATGTTCCACCTCGCCGACCTCTCCGGCTGGGCGGTCGTGGTGTTCCTCGGCGGTACGCATGTGATCATCCCGATGTTCGAGCCGGTGGCCACCATGCGCGCGATCGCCCAGCACAAGGTGACCGACGCCCTGCTCGTACCGGTGATGCTGCAGATGCTGGTCGACCATCCAGAGATTCACGACCACGACCTCTCCAGCCTCGAGCGCGCCCTCTACGGCGCCTCGCCGATCTCGCAGGCGGTCCTGGCGCGGGTGATGAAGGCGTTCCCCAACGCGCGAATGACCCAGGCCTACGGCATGACCGAGCTGTCCCCGGTCGCCACCCTCCTCGGCCCCGAAGACCACACCGGTGACCGGATGCGCTCGGCCGGCCGCGCCGCGCCGCACGCCGAGGTCCGCATCGCCGACCTGGACGACAACGAGGTCCCGCGCGGCACCGTCGGCGAAATCCAGGTGCGCGGCGACCACGTCATGCTCGGCTATTGGAACAAACCCGAGGAAACCGCAGCCGCGCTGCGCGGCGGCTGGATGCACACCGGCGACGGCGGCTACATGGACGAGCAGGGCTATGTCTTCGTGGTCGACCGGATCAAGGACATGATCGTCACCGGCGGCGAGAACGTGTACTCCGTCGAGGTGGAGAACGCCGTCGCCGCCCACCCGAACGTCGCCGCCTGCGCCGTCATCGGCGTCCCGGACGAGGAATGGGGCGAACGGGTGCACGCCGTCATCGTCTGCCTGCCCGGCACCACCGTCACCACCGAGGACATCCGCGAGCACGTCAAATCGCTCATCGCGGGCTACAAAGCTCCGCGCAGCATCGAGCTCACCGACGCGCTCCCGGTGTCGGGCGCGGGCAAGATCCTGAAGCGCGAACTCCGCCGGAAATACTGGGACGACACCGGCCGCCAAGTGCACTGA
- a CDS encoding M23 family metallopeptidase has protein sequence MRWFGVLLAGLTVAGAGLVEQAVAAPVAGEFGWPLRPRPAIERRFDKPARNWLPGHRGVDLAGMPGQAVLAAGAGIVVFAGEVAGKPVVSIDHPGGLRTTYEPVEADVAVGRRVVRGAPIGTLQAGHEGCAVACLHWGARRDSSRPGAYEYLDPLALLRISPVRLKPVTPTRISSR, from the coding sequence ATGCGCTGGTTCGGTGTGCTCCTGGCCGGTCTGACAGTGGCTGGCGCGGGCCTGGTCGAGCAAGCGGTGGCAGCTCCGGTGGCCGGTGAGTTCGGCTGGCCCTTGCGACCGCGACCCGCGATCGAGCGGCGTTTCGACAAACCGGCGCGGAACTGGTTACCCGGGCATCGCGGCGTCGACTTGGCGGGGATGCCGGGGCAGGCAGTGCTGGCGGCCGGTGCCGGGATCGTGGTGTTCGCCGGGGAGGTGGCTGGAAAGCCGGTGGTGTCGATCGATCACCCCGGCGGTTTGCGCACGACCTACGAGCCGGTCGAGGCGGATGTGGCGGTAGGCCGCCGAGTTGTCCGAGGCGCGCCCATCGGCACCCTGCAAGCCGGGCACGAAGGCTGCGCGGTCGCCTGCCTGCACTGGGGCGCGCGTCGAGATTCGAGCAGACCCGGCGCGTACGAATACCTGGATCCGCTAGCACTGCTGCGTATTTCGCCGGTTCGATTGAAACCGGTGACTCCGACGCGGATCAGTTCACGATGA